The stretch of DNA GTGCACGTTCACCAGACGGGTGTCGGCCGCGTGGCGGTAGCCCCAGACCTGCTCCAGGAGCACCTCACGCGTGAACACCTGCCACGGCTTGCGGGCCAGCGCGACCAGCAGGTCGAACTCCAGCGGGGTCAGCGCTATCGACTGCCCCTCCCGCTTCACGGAGTGCCCCGCCACGTCGATGACCAGGTCACCGATGGTGAGCTGCTCCGGCGCGGGCTCCTCGGACCTCCGCAGCCGCGCCCTGATGCGGGCCACGAGCTCCTTCGGCTTGAAGGGCTTCACGATGTAGTCGTCGGCGCCGGACTCAAGGCCGACCACGACGTCCACGGTGTCACTCTTCGCCGTGAGCATGACGATCGGCACCCCGGACTCCGCCCTGATCAGGCGGCACACCTCGATGCCATCACGGCCCGGCAACATCAAATCCAGCAGTACAAGATCCGGCTTTGCCTCCCTGAAAGCGGCCAGCGCCTTGTCGCCATCAGCTACGAACGACGGCTCAAAACCTTCACCACGCAGCACAATCCCGAGCATCTCGGCCAGTGCGGTGTCGTCGTCGACGACAAGGACTCGTCCCTTCATGCCTGACATCATCCCATTAGCTAATCGTTACCTGGCGTGACCTGGCACACAGCTCGCCAAGGCCCCCAGCTGTCACGGGCGACACGACGCCTTCCTCGGTGACGATCGCCGTCACCAACTCCGGTGGTGTCACATCGAACGCGGGGTTGTACGCCTGGGTCCCCAGAGGTGCCACCGCGATCCCGCCTCCCGTTTCCAGCCCGGCCATCGGCACATAGGGTGCCGTGACCTCCGTCACTTCATGACTCGCCCGCTGCTCCACCTCGATGGAAGCGCCGTCCGGGGTATCCGGGTCCACGGTCGTGACCGGCGCCACCACGATGAACGGAACGTGGTGGTAGCGGGCAAGCACGGCGAGCGGATAGCTCCCCACCTTGTTGGCCACCGAACCGTCCGCCGCGATGCGGTCGGCGCCGATCAGTACGGCATCCACCTCGCCCGCCGCGAACAGCGACCCCGCCGCGTTGTCCGTAAGCAAGGTGTACGCCATTCCGGCCCGCGCCGCCTCATACGCGGTCAGCCTCGAACCCTGCAGCAAGGGGCGCGTCTCGTCCACCCACAGCCTGCGCAGGTGCCCCTTCCGGTGCGCGGCAAGGGCCACCGCGAACGCCGTGCCCTCACCGCCGGAGACCAGCGCCCCCGTATTGCAGTGGGTGAGGATCCGGTGACCGCCACCGGGCAGCATCTCGTCGAGCAGCGCCAGACCGTGCACCGCCATCCTCGCGCTGGCCTCGGCGTCCTCGCGGTGCAGCGCCCGCGCGGCCTCGAGGGCCGCGGCGCCCGCAAGCTCCTGATCGGCTCCGCCCGCGAGCGCCGAGCGGTATGCCGTCAGGGCCCTGCGTACGCCGTGCTCGAGGTTCACCGCGGTGGGCCGGGCCCCCGCGAGCGCGCCCGCCGCCTCGGCCACGTCGAAGCCGCGTACGGCGGCCAGCGCGACGCCGTAGGCACCCGCGATGCCGAGCAGCGGCGCCCCGCGCACCGCCAGCGTGCGGATCGCCTGCACCAGGGCAGGCGCGTCCGTGCACACCAGCTCGGTCTCCTCGCCGGGCAGCCTGGTCTGGTCGAGGAGGACCAGTACGGGGCCCTCGGGCGGCTCGGCCCAGCGGATCACGGGGATCGCCTGGCTCGCCCGGGGCGCCGCCTTGTCTGCGTTCGCTGAGTTCGTCGGGGTCTCGGTCGGCCGTGTGTCCTCGCCTGATTGCGCGTACTGATCAGCCATCCGCCCAGTCTGCCCCGTACCTGTCGGACAATTGAAGGTGTGCAGCCCATACGCTGCCCGGTCACCGCACGGGTGTGCCGTGGCACGATGGCTGGCAACCTGCCGCCGCGACCGCGGACGGGCACCGTGAAGGAGCGACGATGAACGACACTCCGGGCTGGGCTTCGCCCGGATCTGCCCCCTCCGACCCCTCCGACGACGGACAGGACTCCGGCAAGCACCAACCGGCCGAGCCCGCGGACCAGCCCGACGGTCCGGCCTCGAAGTGGTCCAAGGAGCAGCCGCCGCCCGCCCAGTGGTCCGCCCCCAGCCCGCCGGCCGCCGGCCAGACCCCGCCTCCTCCACCGCCGCCGCCCGGCGGCGGCTGGGGCGGCGGACGCCCCGGCGGCCCCGGCCCCGGCGGTCCGGGCGGCTACCCCGGCTGGGGCGCCTGGCAGGGCCCGCCGCCCGCCGCCAAGCCCGGCGTGATCCCCCTGCGGCCCCTCGGCGTCGGCGAGATCCTGGACGGCGCGGTCTCCACGATGCGTACGTACTGGCGCACGGTGCTCGGCATCTCCCTCGCCGTGGCCGTGTTCACGGAGATCGTCGTCATCCTGCTGCAGGGGCTCGTCCTCAACGACAGCGCCTCCACGGAGGCCCTGGACGACCCGAGCGCGACCGTCGGCGAACTGACCCGCGCCCTGGGCGACACCCTGCTGAGCTCCGGCGTGATCCTGCTGATCACCCTGCTCGGCACGATCATCGCCACCGCCCTGCTCACGATGGTCACCAGCCGCGCGGTGCTCGGTAAGCCGGTCACCACGGCCGAGGCCTGGCAGGACGCCAAGCCGCAGCTGCCGAGGCTGATCGGCCTGACACTGCTGCTCCCGCTCATCGGCATGGCGGTCGTCGCCGCGGGTTCCCTGCCCGGCGTACTGATCGCGGTGGCGGGGTCGTCCGACGCGGGCATCAGCCTCGCCGTCCTCGGCGGATTCGCCGCCCTGATCGTCGCGATCTGGCTCCTCGTCCGCTTCTCGCTCGCCTCACCCGCCTTGATGCTGGAGAAGCAGGGCGTGAAGAAGTCGATGACCCGCTCGGTGAAGCTTGTCCGCGGCTCCTGGTGGCGCGTCTTCGGCATCCAGCTGCTCGCCGCGATCATCGCCAACGTAGTGGCGTCGATCATCGTCATCCCCTTCGCCCTCATCGCGGGCGCAGTGAGCGGCGACGGCGTCACCGGCTTCCTCGACAGCGGCACCGGCGATCTCGGCTGGACCTTCCTGATCGTCAGCGGCGTCGGCTCGGTCATCGGCTCGATGCTCACGTTCCCGATCACCGCGGGCGTCACGGTCCTCCTCTACGTCGACCAGCGCATCCGCCGAGAGGCCCTCGACCTCGAACTGGCGCGCGCGGCTGGCCTCCAGGGCGACACCGGCTCCAACGCCCCCGGCACCCCCGGGAGCTGATGCGGTGACGGGGGCAGTGCTGCACGGACTGACGGCGGTCGTCCTCCGCACGGGCGACGACGACCCGCCGGTGACGATCCCGCGCGCCCCCGCGCGGGAGGCGGCCGAACGCGAACTGTCCGACCCCGCCTACCAGGAGAACGCCCCCAGCCTCCTGCAACGCGCCCTGAACCGCTTCTGGGAGTGGGTCGACGACCTGTTCACCGCCGCCTCGGGGGCAACCCCGGGCGGCGGCCTCGGCCTCTTCGTCATCATCATCGCCGTACTGGCCCTCATAGCGGCCCTGTGGTGGCGCCTCGGCACCCCACACCGCGCCCCTTCCTCGTCCCCCGCCCTCTTCGACGACCGCCCGCGCACCGCGGCGGAACACCGCGCCGCCGCCGAGGCACACGCCGCCCAGGGCCACTGGAACCAAGCGGTCCAGGAGCGCATGCGGGCCATGGTCCGCTCCCTTGAGGAACGCGCCCTCCTGGACCCCCGCCCCGGCCGCACAGCGGACGAAGCAGCAGCGGAGGCCTCACAAACCCTCCCGACCCACGCCACGGAACTCCAAGCGGCAGCCCAGTCGTTCGACGCCGTCACCTACGGCGCGCGCACAGCCACAGAGCCGACGTACAACCGCCTGACCACCCTGGACAAGGCCCTCACCCAAACGCGCCCCACCCTGACCAACACCCCCCAGGGACCCCCCAATTGACGGCCCCCCAGGACCCCGGCAACCACAACCCCTCCCCCGCGACCGACGGCGCCAAAGACACCCGCGGGAGCTCGAACCGGAGCAAGAGCGCAAACGGCACCAGCATCGGAGCCACCGCAACCACGGCACCCGGCGCCACACCGACGCCCGCCACGCCCACCGCGCCGACACCCACTGCCGCAACAGCGCCCGAGCCCGCCCCCGGGACCGCCGCACCCACCTCCTCCACCCCCACCCCCCGCCAACTCTGGACCAAAACCCGCGGCATCCTCCTCGCCCTGGTCGTCCTCCTGGCAGCCGCCATCGCCATCGCGGCCGTCCGCTCCGGCGCCCAGCACGGGCGCCTCGACCCGCGCTCCGCCGACCCGTACGGCAGCCGCGCCGTCGCCGAACTCCTCGCCGACCGCGGCGTATCCACCCGTGTGGTCACCACCTCCGAAGAGGCCAGAGCCGCGGCAGGCGAGGACACCACGCTCCTGGTGGCCTCCCCCGACCGGCTCACCGAGCGCCAGCAGTCGCGCCTCCGCGCGGCCACCGAGGACTCCCGAGGCCGCACGGTGCTCCTCGCCCCCGGCACCCCCTCGGTCAGCACTCTCGCGCCGGGGGTCACCGTGGACGCCACCCCCAGCCTCGACTCGACACTCTCCCCCCGCTGCTCCCTGCCCGCCGCCGAGCGCGCAGGCTCCGCCGACGTGGGCGGCCGCCGCTACGACACCCTCGCCCCGGACGCCGAAGCCTGCTACCTCAGCGACGGCCTCCCCAGCCTGCTCCAGCTCCCGGCCGCCGAGGGGCCCGGCGACACCGTCGTACTCGGCGCCCCCGACATCCTCTTCAACGACCGCCTCGACGAGCAGGGCAACGCCTCACTGGCCCTGCAACTCCTCGGCTCCCGCCCCCACTTGGTCTGGTACCTCCCCTCACTCGACGACGCGTCGACCGGCGACACCGCCGACCGCGACTTCTTCGACCTCATCCCCGACGGCTGGCTCTGGGGCACCCTGCAACTCACCATCGCCGCCGCACTCGCCGCCCTCTGGCGCGCCCGTCGCCTCGGCCCGCTGGTCCCCGAACGCCTCCCCGTCGCCATCCGCGCCTCCGAAACCGTCGAAGGCCGAGCCCGCCTCTACCGCAAGGCGAACGCCCGCGACCGCGCAGCCACCGCCCTCCGCTCGGCCACCCGCACCCGCATCGCCCCCCTCCTCGGTGTCTCCCCCGCCCAGGCGCACACGCCCGAGACCCTGCTGCCCGCCCTGTCCACCAGGCTCCGCACCCCCGGCCAGGACCTGCACCCCCTCCTCTTCGGCCCACCCCCCGCCAACGACGCAGCCCTCATCACCCTCGCCGACCAACTCGACGCCCTCGAAAGAGAGGTACGTACTTCATGATGGACCCGACCACTGACAACGCCGGGAGCTCCGGCAGCGCCCGCTCCTCCCTGGAGTCCCTGCGCACCGAGATCTCCAAGGCCGTGGTCGGCCAGGACCCCGCGGTGACGGGCCTCGTAGTGGCCCTTCTCTGCCGCGGCCACGTCCTCCTCGAAGGCGTCCCCGGAGTGGCGAAGACCCTGCTCGTCCGCGCCCTCGCCGCATCCCTCGAACTCGACACCAAGCGCGTCCAGTTCACCCCGGACCTGATGCCGAGCGACGTCACCGGCTCCCTCATCTACGACGCCCGCACCACCGAGTTCTCCTTCCAGCCGGGCCCGGTCTTCACCAACCTCCTCCTGGCCGACGAGATCAACCGCACCCCTCCCAAGACCCAGTCCTCCCTCCTCGAAGCGATGGAGGAACGCCAGGTCACGGTCGACGGCACCCCGCGCCCGCTCCCCGAGCCCTTCCTCGTCGCGGCCACCCAGAACCCGATCGAGTACGAAGGCACGTACCCCCTCCCCGAAGCCCAGCTGGACCGTTTCCTCCTCAAGCTCACCGTCCCCCTCCCCTCCCGCCAGGACGAGATCAACGTCCTCACCCGCCACGCGGAAGGCTTCAACCCCCGCGACCTCGCCGCCGCCGGCATCCGCCCCGTGGCAGGCCCGGCCGACCTGGAAGCGGCCCGCGCGGCGGTCGCCAAGACGACCGTCTCCCCCGAGATCACCGCCTACGTGGTGGACATCTGCCGCGCCACCCGCGAATCCCCGTCCCTCACCCTGGGCGCCTCCCCCCGAGGCGCGACCGCGCTCCTGTCGACGGCCCGCGCCTGGGCCTGGCTGACGGGCCGCGACTACGTCATCCCCGACGACGTGAAGGCCCTCGCCCTCCCCACCCTCCGCCACCGCGTCCAACTCCGCCCGGAGGCCGAGATGGAGGGCGTGACAGCCGACTCCGTGATCAACGCGATCCTCGCCCACGTCCCGGTCCCCCGCTGATGGCCCTCACCGGCCGCACAGCGCTCCTGGCGGCCCTCGGCAGCCTCCCGGTGGGCATCTGGGACCCCAGCTGGACAGGCATCCTCGCCGTCAACACCCCGCTGGCCCTGGCCTGCGCCTGCGACTTCGCCCTGGCCGCCCCCGTACGCCGCCTCGGCCTGACCCGCGCAGGCGACACCTCCGTACGGCTC from Streptomyces sp. BA2 encodes:
- the mtnA gene encoding S-methyl-5-thioribose-1-phosphate isomerase, whose product is MADQYAQSGEDTRPTETPTNSANADKAAPRASQAIPVIRWAEPPEGPVLVLLDQTRLPGEETELVCTDAPALVQAIRTLAVRGAPLLGIAGAYGVALAAVRGFDVAEAAGALAGARPTAVNLEHGVRRALTAYRSALAGGADQELAGAAALEAARALHREDAEASARMAVHGLALLDEMLPGGGHRILTHCNTGALVSGGEGTAFAVALAAHRKGHLRRLWVDETRPLLQGSRLTAYEAARAGMAYTLLTDNAAGSLFAAGEVDAVLIGADRIAADGSVANKVGSYPLAVLARYHHVPFIVVAPVTTVDPDTPDGASIEVEQRASHEVTEVTAPYVPMAGLETGGGIAVAPLGTQAYNPAFDVTPPELVTAIVTEEGVVSPVTAGGLGELCARSRQVTIS
- a CDS encoding DUF4350 domain-containing protein yields the protein MGATATTAPGATPTPATPTAPTPTAATAPEPAPGTAAPTSSTPTPRQLWTKTRGILLALVVLLAAAIAIAAVRSGAQHGRLDPRSADPYGSRAVAELLADRGVSTRVVTTSEEARAAAGEDTTLLVASPDRLTERQQSRLRAATEDSRGRTVLLAPGTPSVSTLAPGVTVDATPSLDSTLSPRCSLPAAERAGSADVGGRRYDTLAPDAEACYLSDGLPSLLQLPAAEGPGDTVVLGAPDILFNDRLDEQGNASLALQLLGSRPHLVWYLPSLDDASTGDTADRDFFDLIPDGWLWGTLQLTIAAALAALWRARRLGPLVPERLPVAIRASETVEGRARLYRKANARDRAATALRSATRTRIAPLLGVSPAQAHTPETLLPALSTRLRTPGQDLHPLLFGPPPANDAALITLADQLDALEREVRTS
- a CDS encoding AAA family ATPase, producing MDPTTDNAGSSGSARSSLESLRTEISKAVVGQDPAVTGLVVALLCRGHVLLEGVPGVAKTLLVRALAASLELDTKRVQFTPDLMPSDVTGSLIYDARTTEFSFQPGPVFTNLLLADEINRTPPKTQSSLLEAMEERQVTVDGTPRPLPEPFLVAATQNPIEYEGTYPLPEAQLDRFLLKLTVPLPSRQDEINVLTRHAEGFNPRDLAAAGIRPVAGPADLEAARAAVAKTTVSPEITAYVVDICRATRESPSLTLGASPRGATALLSTARAWAWLTGRDYVIPDDVKALALPTLRHRVQLRPEAEMEGVTADSVINAILAHVPVPR
- the mtrA gene encoding two-component system response regulator MtrA; amino-acid sequence: MMSGMKGRVLVVDDDTALAEMLGIVLRGEGFEPSFVADGDKALAAFREAKPDLVLLDLMLPGRDGIEVCRLIRAESGVPIVMLTAKSDTVDVVVGLESGADDYIVKPFKPKELVARIRARLRRSEEPAPEQLTIGDLVIDVAGHSVKREGQSIALTPLEFDLLVALARKPWQVFTREVLLEQVWGYRHAADTRLVNVHVQRLRSKVERDPERPEIVVTVRGVGYKAGPS
- a CDS encoding DUF4129 domain-containing protein, with the protein product MTGAVLHGLTAVVLRTGDDDPPVTIPRAPAREAAERELSDPAYQENAPSLLQRALNRFWEWVDDLFTAASGATPGGGLGLFVIIIAVLALIAALWWRLGTPHRAPSSSPALFDDRPRTAAEHRAAAEAHAAQGHWNQAVQERMRAMVRSLEERALLDPRPGRTADEAAAEASQTLPTHATELQAAAQSFDAVTYGARTATEPTYNRLTTLDKALTQTRPTLTNTPQGPPN
- a CDS encoding proline-rich domain-containing protein: MNDTPGWASPGSAPSDPSDDGQDSGKHQPAEPADQPDGPASKWSKEQPPPAQWSAPSPPAAGQTPPPPPPPPGGGWGGGRPGGPGPGGPGGYPGWGAWQGPPPAAKPGVIPLRPLGVGEILDGAVSTMRTYWRTVLGISLAVAVFTEIVVILLQGLVLNDSASTEALDDPSATVGELTRALGDTLLSSGVILLITLLGTIIATALLTMVTSRAVLGKPVTTAEAWQDAKPQLPRLIGLTLLLPLIGMAVVAAGSLPGVLIAVAGSSDAGISLAVLGGFAALIVAIWLLVRFSLASPALMLEKQGVKKSMTRSVKLVRGSWWRVFGIQLLAAIIANVVASIIVIPFALIAGAVSGDGVTGFLDSGTGDLGWTFLIVSGVGSVIGSMLTFPITAGVTVLLYVDQRIRREALDLELARAAGLQGDTGSNAPGTPGS